A window from Panulirus ornatus isolate Po-2019 chromosome 29, ASM3632096v1, whole genome shotgun sequence encodes these proteins:
- the LOC139757948 gene encoding pro-resilin-like: protein MFHKVFLLCLVGVVAALPQYYQRPIERPVYIPVYENFDSNDEDGEPYQFHYAVNDASVGAYYQHYANSDGENVEGSYTVELPDGRKQTVSYVADPEDGYMAEVTYEGEAHHPQVYAPPITYHNVVRPGYGYH, encoded by the exons ATGTTCCACAAG GTGTTCCTGTTGTGCCTGGTTGGCGTGGTTGCAGCCCTCCCCCAGTACTACCAGCGACCAATCGAACGACCTGTGTACATCCCCGTGTACGAGAACTTCGACTCAAACGATGAG GATGGAGAACCATACCAGTTCCACTACGCCGTCAACGACGCCAGCGTGGGCGCCTATTACCAACACTACGCGAACTCCGATGGCGAGAACGTCGAAGGCTCCTACACTGTGGAGCTCCCTGACGGCAGGAaacagacg GTGAGTTACGTTGCTGACCCTGAAGACGGCTACATGGCTGAGGTGACCTACGAGGGAGAAGCTCACCACCCTCAGGTCTACGCTCCACCCATCACCTACCACAACGTAGTGCGGCCCGGCTACGGCTACCACTGA